One part of the Rhodococcus oxybenzonivorans genome encodes these proteins:
- a CDS encoding fumarylacetoacetate hydrolase family protein, with protein sequence MPAWARSPFTTEWDIDTADRHLRNSVQLMPFQPLSFRDFMLYEKHNIDASRGYARRFMPAAYRVTQAYEALRRAPFPRFTPPRLFYRQPMYYMGNHLAFVPSGTPIGAPSYSSALDYELELGFVLAEPLLDATPAEALAAVGAFVLVNDFSARDVQKDEMDSGFGLQKAKHFASSMSPTAVTADEILPHLDRLTGSVRLNGKTVATVSSAGMQWGIGEVLAHASRSEQLLPGELFATGTLPGGCALENGAWPEPGQTLTLTLDRVGEIEHPITA encoded by the coding sequence TGCCGGCATGGGCACGATCGCCCTTTACCACTGAGTGGGACATCGACACCGCGGACCGGCACCTACGCAACTCCGTCCAGTTGATGCCGTTCCAGCCGTTGTCATTTCGCGACTTCATGCTGTACGAGAAGCACAATATAGATGCGTCGCGTGGCTATGCCAGACGTTTCATGCCTGCCGCATACCGGGTGACACAGGCCTATGAAGCTCTCCGGCGAGCGCCCTTTCCCCGGTTCACCCCGCCGCGGTTGTTCTATCGGCAGCCCATGTACTACATGGGCAACCACCTGGCTTTCGTCCCGTCGGGCACCCCGATCGGTGCGCCGTCGTACTCCTCCGCTCTCGACTACGAGCTGGAACTCGGTTTCGTGTTGGCCGAACCATTACTCGACGCCACCCCAGCGGAAGCTCTCGCTGCAGTGGGCGCGTTTGTACTCGTCAACGACTTCTCCGCCCGGGACGTCCAGAAAGACGAGATGGACAGTGGCTTCGGACTGCAGAAGGCGAAGCACTTCGCGAGCTCCATGTCGCCGACCGCCGTGACAGCGGACGAAATACTGCCACACCTCGATCGGCTCACCGGCAGCGTGCGTCTCAACGGCAAGACGGTGGCCACCGTGTCGAGCGCGGGGATGCAGTGGGGAATCGGTGAGGTTCTCGCTCACGCCAGCCGGTCCGAACAACTCCTCCCCGGGGAACTGTTCGCGACGGGCACCCTCCCGGGCGGATGCGCCCTCGAGAATGGAGCTTGGCCGGAGCCGGGACAAACCCTCACCCTGACGCTCGACCGGGTAGGCGAAATCGAACACCCCATCACGGCCTGA
- a CDS encoding DinB family protein, with amino-acid sequence MHSLDSSYELGDQLSWHWQQQLRSRLAGLSDDEYFWEPVPDCWSVRPRGTSNAPVQAGSGAFTIEFAFPAPDPPPVTTIAWRLGHIIVGVFGARISSHFGGRPVDYQSFDYAGTAAEALDQLDEMYDLWVRGVASLTDDALARPCGPSEGPFADRSMAALVLHVNREVIHHGAEIALLRDLYLRKAALNFDAEAEVRP; translated from the coding sequence ATGCACTCGCTCGACTCGTCGTACGAACTGGGTGATCAGCTGAGCTGGCACTGGCAGCAGCAGTTGCGAAGCAGGCTGGCGGGGCTGAGTGACGACGAATACTTCTGGGAGCCGGTACCCGACTGCTGGAGTGTGCGCCCGCGCGGCACTTCGAACGCGCCCGTGCAGGCCGGCAGCGGAGCCTTCACGATCGAATTCGCCTTTCCTGCACCGGATCCGCCACCGGTCACCACCATCGCGTGGCGTCTCGGCCACATCATCGTCGGCGTCTTCGGGGCTCGTATCAGCAGTCACTTCGGGGGTCGTCCGGTCGACTACCAGAGCTTCGACTACGCCGGTACGGCTGCGGAGGCGCTCGACCAACTCGACGAGATGTACGACTTGTGGGTGCGAGGAGTCGCGAGCCTGACAGATGATGCCCTTGCCCGTCCCTGCGGTCCCAGTGAGGGGCCGTTCGCGGATCGCTCGATGGCGGCCCTCGTGTTGCACGTGAACCGGGAAGTCATCCATCACGGCGCCGAGATCGCCTTGCTCCGCGATCTGTACCTGCGTAAGGCGGCGCTCAATTTCGACGCGGAGGCGGAAGTCAGGCCGTGA